A single window of Nocardioides kongjuensis DNA harbors:
- a CDS encoding MMPL family transporter, with protein MFGWIGGLVTRRARTVLALGLLGVVLAAVVGVGAFSKLQTQGFDDPDSESSRAAALLEDRFAGGADYVFVVEAADGDVDAPAATEAGTALTARLRSDPALADVASYFDGRAGPMRSTDGRYALVTASVAPGEEADPGAVLDEYGGTAGPLTVDVAGSEVVGEEIGAQIGQDLGLAESIAIPLILVLLVLAFGNVVGALVTLGVGVAAIFGTFAELSILGSATDVSIYSVNLTTGLGLGLAVDYGLLMVARVREERAAGRAHQDAVRRAVETAGRTIAFSATTVAVALAALLVFPMYFLRSFAYAGIGVMLITAFAAVVVLPAGISLLGDRIDAWPVPRVRGIRGEEAPAWARLARFVARRPLLSALPVLAGLLMMAIPLAGIELGTPDDRVLPTSASSRQAGDVLRSSFAGDGTHPIQVVTTTAVPEAELASYAATLGELPGVVRVDTQAGRDADLVSVVTDLDPMSADARALVDDVREAPAPAGTQTLVGGASAELHDQMSGIGDRLPLVAGWLVLTTMVILFLFTGSVVQPLRALVLNAVGLGATLGAMVWVFQDGHLSGALGFTPQPMDSSMMVLLFCVAFGLSMDYEVFVMSRIKEMRERGMANDEAMVHGLAHTGRIVSTAAALIAISFFAFLVSSVSFIQFFGLGTGLAILIDATLVRGVLLPASIRLLGERSWWAPRPLRALHRRVGLSEAVPA; from the coding sequence ATGTTCGGCTGGATCGGTGGACTGGTGACGAGACGGGCCCGCACGGTGCTCGCGCTCGGCCTGCTCGGGGTGGTGCTCGCCGCGGTCGTCGGCGTCGGCGCCTTCTCCAAGCTGCAGACGCAGGGCTTCGACGACCCCGACTCCGAGAGCAGCCGCGCCGCGGCCCTGCTCGAGGATCGGTTCGCCGGCGGCGCCGACTACGTGTTCGTCGTCGAGGCTGCCGACGGCGACGTCGACGCCCCGGCCGCGACAGAGGCAGGAACGGCACTGACCGCGCGGCTGCGCTCGGACCCGGCGCTGGCCGACGTCGCGTCGTACTTCGACGGCCGAGCCGGCCCGATGCGCTCGACGGACGGTCGCTACGCGCTGGTCACCGCGTCGGTCGCGCCCGGCGAGGAGGCCGACCCGGGCGCCGTGCTCGACGAGTACGGCGGCACCGCCGGTCCGCTGACGGTGGACGTCGCGGGCAGCGAGGTCGTCGGCGAGGAGATCGGCGCCCAGATCGGGCAGGACCTCGGCCTCGCCGAGAGCATCGCGATCCCGCTCATCCTCGTGCTCCTGGTCCTGGCGTTCGGCAACGTCGTCGGCGCACTGGTCACCCTCGGTGTCGGTGTCGCCGCCATCTTCGGCACCTTCGCCGAGCTCTCGATCCTCGGCTCGGCCACCGATGTCTCGATCTACTCGGTCAACCTCACCACCGGCCTCGGGCTCGGCCTCGCCGTCGACTACGGGCTGCTCATGGTGGCCCGGGTGCGCGAGGAGCGGGCGGCCGGACGCGCCCACCAGGACGCCGTACGACGAGCGGTCGAGACCGCGGGCCGCACGATCGCCTTCAGCGCGACCACCGTCGCGGTCGCGCTGGCGGCGCTGCTCGTCTTCCCGATGTACTTCCTGCGCTCGTTCGCCTACGCCGGCATCGGCGTCATGCTGATCACCGCCTTCGCCGCGGTCGTCGTCCTCCCGGCCGGGATCAGCCTGCTCGGCGACCGGATCGACGCGTGGCCGGTCCCGCGGGTGCGAGGCATCCGGGGCGAGGAGGCGCCGGCGTGGGCCCGGCTGGCCCGGTTCGTGGCACGCCGACCGCTGCTCAGCGCGCTCCCGGTCCTCGCCGGCCTGCTCATGATGGCGATCCCGCTCGCCGGCATCGAGCTCGGCACCCCCGACGACCGGGTGCTGCCCACGAGCGCGTCCAGCCGGCAGGCCGGTGACGTGCTGCGCTCGTCCTTCGCCGGCGACGGCACCCACCCGATCCAGGTGGTCACCACCACGGCGGTGCCCGAGGCCGAGCTGGCGTCGTACGCCGCGACGCTGGGGGAGCTGCCCGGCGTGGTCCGCGTGGACACCCAGGCGGGACGCGACGCCGACCTGGTCTCGGTCGTGACCGACCTCGACCCGATGTCCGCCGACGCGCGGGCCCTGGTCGACGACGTGCGCGAGGCGCCTGCACCGGCCGGCACGCAGACCCTCGTGGGTGGCGCGAGCGCCGAGCTGCACGACCAGATGTCCGGGATCGGGGACCGGCTGCCGCTCGTCGCCGGGTGGCTGGTGCTCACCACGATGGTGATCCTGTTCCTGTTCACCGGCAGCGTCGTCCAGCCGCTGCGGGCCCTGGTGCTCAACGCGGTCGGCCTCGGCGCCACCCTCGGCGCGATGGTCTGGGTGTTCCAGGACGGCCACCTGTCCGGGGCGCTCGGCTTCACGCCGCAGCCGATGGACAGCTCGATGATGGTGCTGCTGTTCTGCGTCGCGTTCGGCCTGTCGATGGACTACGAGGTCTTCGTGATGAGCAGGATCAAGGAGATGCGCGAGCGCGGGATGGCCAACGACGAGGCGATGGTCCACGGCCTGGCCCACACCGGCCGGATCGTCAGCACCGCCGCGGCGCTGATCGCGATCAGCTTCTTCGCCTTCCTCGTCAGCTCGGTGAGCTTCATCCAGTTCTTCGGGCTCGGCACCGGCCTGGCGATCCTGATCGACGCCACCCTGGTCCGCGGCGTGCTGCTCCCCGCCAGCATCCGGCTGCTGGGGGAGCGCTCCTGGTGGGCGCCGCGTCCGCTGCGCGCGCTGCACCGCCGCGTGGGTCTCTCCGAGGCGGTCCCGGCCTGA
- a CDS encoding acetoacetate decarboxylase family protein translates to MNPYPPAPWHMRGSLWLSVFRLGRDVDAHHPAGTYGVALVSYEEPSPLTYHELLLARTVKNAAGKGAVTITDIWVDSPASQAGGRALWAIPKELCDFDLDTSFRGPVTSTDWTATVERRPIVEASFTDVSRAAIRVPFTGLVEQPGIPEHPETADVVMKGTAKALPCRGRWTFAADGPLGFMREARQLGSFRMAGFRLAFD, encoded by the coding sequence GTGAACCCCTATCCCCCGGCCCCGTGGCACATGCGCGGGTCCCTGTGGCTGTCCGTCTTCCGGCTCGGGAGGGACGTCGACGCCCACCACCCCGCCGGCACGTACGGCGTCGCCCTGGTCTCCTACGAGGAGCCGAGCCCGCTGACCTACCACGAGCTGCTGCTCGCCCGGACCGTCAAGAACGCCGCCGGCAAGGGCGCGGTGACGATCACCGACATCTGGGTCGACTCCCCCGCCTCGCAGGCCGGCGGCCGCGCGCTGTGGGCGATCCCGAAGGAGCTGTGCGACTTCGACCTCGACACCAGCTTCCGGGGACCGGTCACCTCGACCGACTGGACGGCGACCGTGGAGCGGCGTCCGATCGTCGAGGCCAGCTTCACCGACGTGTCCCGCGCAGCGATCCGGGTGCCGTTCACCGGCCTGGTCGAGCAGCCCGGGATCCCCGAGCACCCGGAGACGGCCGACGTCGTGATGAAGGGCACCGCCAAGGCGCTGCCCTGCCGCGGCCGGTGGACCTTCGCCGCCGACGGGCCCCTCGGATTCATGCGGGAGGCCCGTCAGCTGGGGTCGTTCCGCATGGCAGGGTTCCGGCTCGCCTTCGACTGA
- a CDS encoding WHG domain-containing protein, whose product MTTPKRSYHHGDLRNALARAAADLAATGGPDAVTIRGAAREVGVTPTAAYRHFENQADLLEAARSLAMDGMVAAMADYLAQVPAGGDPVERAVERLRSTGRGYIRFAIEEPGVFRTCFTGGLRDDDADGMGEPAPYVLLGEMLDQLVEVGYLAPEDRPDAEAGPWAAVHGLAMLLIDGPMCELGPLEQEVAIARTLDMVSRGLATGPRGRPTH is encoded by the coding sequence GTGACGACCCCGAAGCGGAGCTACCACCACGGCGACCTGCGCAACGCGCTCGCCCGCGCGGCGGCGGACCTGGCCGCGACCGGTGGCCCGGACGCCGTGACGATCCGCGGCGCCGCACGCGAGGTCGGCGTCACCCCCACGGCGGCGTACCGGCACTTCGAGAACCAGGCCGACCTGCTCGAGGCCGCCCGCTCGCTGGCGATGGACGGCATGGTCGCCGCGATGGCCGACTACCTCGCCCAGGTGCCGGCCGGCGGCGACCCGGTCGAGCGGGCCGTCGAGCGGCTGCGCTCGACCGGACGCGGCTACATCCGGTTCGCGATCGAGGAGCCGGGCGTCTTCCGGACCTGCTTCACCGGCGGCCTGCGCGACGACGACGCCGACGGGATGGGCGAGCCGGCGCCGTACGTCCTGCTCGGCGAGATGCTCGACCAGCTGGTCGAGGTCGGCTACCTCGCCCCCGAGGACCGCCCCGACGCGGAGGCCGGCCCCTGGGCGGCCGTCCACGGGCTGGCGATGCTGCTCATCGACGGGCCGATGTGCGAGCTGGGCCCGCTCGAGCAGGAGGTCGCGATCGCGCGCACCCTCGACATGGTCAGCCGCGGCCTGGCGACCGGCCCGCGGGGGCGGCCCACCCACTAG